The proteins below come from a single Xenopus tropicalis strain Nigerian chromosome 9, UCB_Xtro_10.0, whole genome shotgun sequence genomic window:
- the LOC100495429 gene encoding aldehyde oxidase isoform X2, producing the protein MHGAAVTTIEGIGSTTTKLHPVQERIAKAHGSQCGFCTPGMVMSVYSLLRNHPEPTMEQIYESLGGNLCRCTGYRPIVDGCRTFCNKTDCCQVKENGMEKISTPDTVDNILTGLFKEEQFLPLDPTQELIFPPELLLMDKEKKEKLIFQGGRMTWISPSSLQELLQLKATYPKAPLVVGNTIVGPEMKFRGIFHPVIISPSRIPELNFVIHKDDGITVGAACSLTVLKEALKEVVTQQPEEKTKLFHALLQQLETLGGPQIRNTASLGGNIISRSPTSDLNPVLAAGNCILTVAAIDGTRQMPLDEAFFAHSLKAEEVLVSVHLPYSKKGDHYSVFRQAQRRENALPIVTAGMKVQFEENTDIIKVIRIFYGGVGPTTVFAKTTCQDLIGKHWDDHMLSEACRLMVHEITLSPSAPGGMVEYRSTLTISFFFKFYLEVLQRLNHMGTHYSDVSALNSFETLCNENVQLYQDVSSRQSVQDPIGRPIMHYSGIKHATGEAVYCDDMPCVDGELFLYFVTSTKAHAKIVSLDFSEALAQPGVVDVVTTEDCPGTCKSMFEEGEVPLLAKDKVLCVGQIICAVLADTPARAKKAAAAVKVVYENLEPVILTIQEAIEHNSFFKPQRKLENGNVEEAFKSADQIQEGEIYIGGQEHFYMETQSIRVLPKGEDKEMDVYVSTQDPTYIQNLIATILNVPSNRITCHVKRVGGAFGGKTTKTGNIAAITAVAANKTRRAVRCVFERGDDMLITGGRHPFLGKYKVGFMNDGHITAVDVAYFSNAGCTPDDSVLVVEIALMNMDSAYRLPNVRCTGTACKTNLPSNTAFRGFGYPQAAFVTETWISEVAIKCRIPPEKVREMNLYKDISQTHFRQEILARTLGMCWNECMEKSSYNSRRLAIENFNKDNYWKKKGLAIIPMKFPIGSLAKFFGQAAALVHIYLDGSVLVTHGGIEMGQGVHTKIMQIASRELGIPLSYIHICETNTSSVPNTQVSGGSLGTDVNGMAVKNACEILMQRLLPIRSKNPKSSWKEWVTEAYMQSVSLSATGFCRSFDRELNWETGEGNPVHYCVYGVACSEVEIDCLTGDHKNLRTDIVIDFGCSINPAVDIGQIEGAFVQGLGLFTIEELKFSPNGVLYTRGPAQYKIPSVRDIPEQFNVSLLSNVPNSCAIYSSKGVGEPALFLGSSIYFAIKDAVLSARRERGMSELFTLNSPATPEKIRMACGDQFTDMIPQNVPGSYVPWAVNV; encoded by the exons ATCCTCACAGGTTTGTTTAAAGAAGAACAGTTTTTACCTCTTGATCCAACACAGGAATTAATATTTCCCCCTGAATTACTG CTAatggataaagaaaaaaaagaaaaactcattTTCCAAGGGGGGCGTATGACTTGGATATCACCTTCCAGTCTTCAGGAACTTCTGCAACTGAAAGCAACATATCCGAAGGCTCCACTTGTTGTGGGAAACACCATCGTCG GTCCCGAAATGAAGTTCAGAGGAATTTTTCATCCTGTTATAATTTCCCCTTCAAGAATACCGGAGCTCAATTTTGTAATTCATAAGGATGATG GAATAACAGTAGGGGCAGCTTGCAGTTTAACAGTGCTGAAAGAAGCTCTAAAGGAAGTTGTCACCCAACAACCAGAGGAAAAGACCAAATTATTTCATGCCCTTCTACAGCAACTTGAAACACTCGGAGGTCCACAGATAAGGAACACAGCA TCTCTAGGAGGAAACATTATAAGCCGTTCTCCAACATCTGATCTAAACCCAGTTCTGGCTGCAGGCAACTGCATTCTAACTGTGGCAGCAATAG ATGGAACTAGGCAGATGCCATTGGATGAGGCATTTTTTGCTCATTCGTTGAAGGCTGAAGAGGTTTTAGTATCAGTTCATTTACCTTATTCCAAGAAG GGGGATCATTACTCCGTTTTCAGACAGGCCCAGAGACGAGAGAATGCATTGCCTATTGTCACTGCTGGAATGAAAGTTCAGTTTGAAGAAAACACTGACATAATTAAAGTCATTCGTATCTTCTATGGTGGTGTTGGTCCAACCACTGTTTTTGCAAAGACCACATGTCAAGATCTGATAGGAAA GCACTGGGATGACCACATGCTAAGTGAAGCCTGCAGACTCATGGTGCATGAGATTACCCTTTCTCCCTCAGCCCCGGGAGGCATGGTAGAATACCGCAGTACTCTGACCATcagcttttttttcaaattctacCTTGAGGTGTTACAGAGACTTAACCACATG GGCACTCATTATTCAGATGTCAGTGCTCTTAACAGTTTTGAAACATTATGCAATGAAAATGTCCAGCTGTACCAG GATGTATCTTCACGTCAATCAGTACAAGATCCCATCGGACGGCCTATCATGCATTATTCTGGAATAAAACATGCTACTGGCGAGGCTGTATACTGTGATGACATGCCCTGTGTAGATGGCGAactgtttttgtattttgtcaCCAGTACAAAGGCTCATGCAAAAATTGT GTCACTGGATTTCTCGGAGGCCTTGGCCCAGCCAGGAGTGGTGGATGTTGTAACAACAGAAGATTGTCCAGGCACATGCAAATCTATGTTTGAGGAAGGGGAGGTACCATTGCTAGCCAAAGACAAG GTGCTTTGCGTGGGTCAGATCATCTGTGCAGTTTTGGCTGACACTCCTGCCAGAGCTAAAAAGGCAGCTGCTGCAGTTAAAGTGGTGTATGAGAATCTGGAGCCGGTCATTCTAACCATTCAG GAAGCCATTGAACACAATTCATTTTTTAAGCCACAAAGAAAGCTGGAGAATGGAAATGTGGAAGAAGCATTTAAATCTGCTGATCAAATACAGGAAG GTGAAATATACATTGGAGGACAGGAGCATTTCTACATGGAGACCCAGAGTATCCGTGTTTTGCCTAAGGGAGAGGACAAAGAGATGGATGTGTATGTGTCTACACAGGATCCAACATATATTCAG AATCTTATAGCTACAATACTGAACGTGCCATCAAACAGGATAACATGCCACGTGAAAAGGGTTGGAGGAgcttttggaggcaaaaccacAAAGACAGGAAATATTGCAGCAATTACTGCTGTAGCAGCAAACAA gaCACGGAGGGCTGTTCGGTGTGTTTTCGAGCGTGGTGATGATATGTTAATAACAGGAGGAAGACACCCCTTTCTTGGGAAATATAAA GTGGGATTCATGAACGACGGGCATATTACAGCAGTGGATGTGGCTTACTTCAGTAATGCCGGGTGTACCCCGGATGACTCTGTTCTT GTTGTTGAGATTGCACTGATGAACATGGATAGTGCTTACAGGCTGCCCAATGTGCGATGTACAGGGACTGCCTGCAAGACAAACCTCCCCTCAAACACTGCCTTCCGAGGATTTGGCTACCCACAGGCTGCCTTTGTCACAGAAACATGGATCAGTGAAGTGGCTATAAAGTGCAGAATTCCACCTGAAAAG GTCAGGGAAATGAATCTGTATAAGGATATCAGCCAAACACATTTCAGGCAGGAAATACTAGCCAGGACTCTGGGAATGTGTTGGAATGAATGCATGGAGAAGTCTtcctacaacagcagaagactgGCCATTGAGAATTTCAATAAAGACAATTATTGGAAGAAAAAGGGCCTTGCCATTATTCCTATGAAATTTCCTATTGGATCACTGGCAAAGTTCTTTGGACAG GCTGCTGCTCTTGTCCACATCTATTTGGATGGATCAGTGTTGGTGACCCATGGTGGAATAGAGATGGGGCAAGGAGTTCATACAAAGATTATGCAG attgccagtcgtgAGTTGGGCATCCCTCTATCATACATCCATATTTGTGAGACCAACACAAGTTCTGTTCCAAACACTCAGGTCTCTGGAGGCTCCCTAGGGACAGATGTCAATGGCATGGCAGTGAAG AATGCATGTGAAATCCTTATGCAACGCCTTCTGCCAATTAGAAGTAAGAACCCTAAAAGTTCCTGGAAGGAATGG gtAACTGAAGCCTATATGCAGTCAGTCAGCCTCTCAGCTACAGGATTCTGCAG GTCCTTTGACAGAGAATTAAACTGGGAGACCGGAGAGGGCAACCCAGTTCACTACTGTGTGTATGGAGTTGCTTGCTCTGAGGTAGAAATTGACTGTCTCACTGGAGATCACAAG AACCTCAGGACAGACATCGTTATAGATTTTGGTTGCAGCATCAACCCAGCTGTGGATATTGGACAG ATTGAAGGTGCATTTGTGCAAGGTCTTGGACTATTTACGATTGAAGAACTCAAGTTTTCTCCAAACGGAGTGCTCTATACCCGTGGCCCAGCTCAATATAAGATCCCTTCTGTCCGTGATATCCCTGAACAATTTAATGTGTCACTGCTTTCCAATGTTCCCAACAGCTGCGCCATATACTCTTCAAAG GGAGTTGGAGAGCCAGCTCTGTTTTTGGGGTCCTCAATCTATTTTGCTATAAAAGATGCAGTGTTATCAGCCCGAAGAGAAAGAGGGATGTCTGAGCTCTTTACGCTAAACAGTCCAGCAACTCCAGAGAAGATAAGAATGGCTTGTGGTGACCAGTTCACAGATATG ATTCCACAGAATGTCCCTGGCTCTTATGTGCCCTGGGCTGTCAATGTGTAA